The segment GATGTTTTATGTGAATATGATTTAGATATAAATTTATTTAAAATATTTGATTTACATGTTTACGATGTATTTCCCGTTAGGAAAGCATTTATATTGTCAACGGACAAAGGAAATAAAATACTTAAAAAAATAAATTACCCCGTAGAAGAACTTAATTTTATAAATAATGCTCTAGAATATGTTAATAGAAGCTTTAATAGGACTATAGGTTATGTAAAAACGAAAGATAACAAGGCATATACTCTTTGGGAGAATAATGTATACTTTGTTATGGACCTTTTAGAAGGGAGAGAAAGTGAATATTCAAATCCTGTAGATTTAAAAATTGCAACAGAATCTTTAGCAGAATTTCATAATGCAGGAGAGGGAATCGTATCTTATGTAAATTATGAAAGTAGAAATAACTGTGGAAAGTTAATTGAATCCCTTAAGAGAAGAAAAGAAGAAATGAAGTTTTTTAAAAACATAGCTAATTGGTACGAGGATAAAAGTGATTTCGATTTTGATTTTTTAAAAAATGTAGATTATAATATC is part of the Haloimpatiens sp. FM7315 genome and harbors:
- a CDS encoding CotS family spore coat protein; amino-acid sequence: MFDTKGSARDVLCEYDLDINLFKIFDLHVYDVFPVRKAFILSTDKGNKILKKINYPVEELNFINNALEYVNRSFNRTIGYVKTKDNKAYTLWENNVYFVMDLLEGRESEYSNPVDLKIATESLAEFHNAGEGIVSYVNYESRNNCGKLIESLKRRKEEMKFFKNIANWYEDKSDFDFDFLKNVDYNIEMAQRSIDELEKSKYYKLCSEEDKVVLCHHDLAHHNLIINRNKAYLIDFDYCMIDLKVHDLCNFITKAIKNFAYDVDRARAILDDYEKINPLDKRELQVLYAMLLFPEDFYSISKDYYTKRKSWTLDTFLNRLEKKLDFREEKEEFLIKFKEKI